The following are encoded together in the Deltaproteobacteria bacterium genome:
- a CDS encoding DUF507 family protein, whose translation MKIYRKVIPRISKDVIRALLANRCIEVEEGRRDEAELDIAGVFVRYLNALDQLSEDAQDAIIRHKLTRAAYNQVRETLAKKRGLAIGKDALEHLLSEVINGLFDSKQILEVFAEDEEIRTMIESAIGKYLGVDEELDREVRHRLKHFREGTAEWEVEYAQLINQMRYSKQAN comes from the coding sequence ATGAAAATCTATCGTAAAGTCATTCCAAGGATCTCCAAAGATGTGATCCGTGCTCTTCTTGCTAATCGATGTATCGAAGTAGAAGAGGGTCGCCGAGACGAAGCAGAACTTGATATTGCGGGCGTATTTGTACGTTACCTCAATGCACTCGACCAGCTCAGCGAAGATGCGCAAGATGCGATTATTCGTCATAAGCTTACTCGTGCAGCCTACAACCAAGTTCGCGAGACGCTTGCGAAAAAGCGCGGTCTTGCAATTGGTAAAGATGCGCTTGAGCACCTTCTCTCAGAAGTCATCAACGGGCTTTTCGATTCTAAGCAAATCCTTGAAGTGTTTGCTGAAGACGAAGAAATCCGCACGATGATTGAATCTGCAATCGGTAAGTATCTTGGTGTGGATGAAGAACTCGACCGCGAAGTGCGCCATCGTTTGAAGCACTTCCGTGAAGGTACCGCTGAATGGGAAGTTGAGTACGCTCAGCTGATCAATCAGATGCGTTATTCTAAGCAAGCCAATTGA